In the genome of Fundulus heteroclitus isolate FHET01 unplaced genomic scaffold, MU-UCD_Fhet_4.1 scaffold_166, whole genome shotgun sequence, one region contains:
- the LOC118556273 gene encoding sodium-dependent lysophosphatidylcholine symporter 1-B-like encodes MARGEGAEQYSATLLVATAKPTKTEIKAVKSSEQRSVTQEQRRRGLSVWNKLCYAFGGAPYQITGSALGFFLQIYLLDVAQLDPFYASIILFVGRAWDAVTDPTVGFLVSRSRWTGIGRMMPWILCSTPFAVLTYFLIWYVPPFEEGKVIWYLVFYCLFQSMQTCFHVPYSALTMFISSDQKERDSATAYRMMVEVLGTVLGTAIQGQIVGGVSSCPTESGGSNSTNATMSAIVSLEDTKRAYLLASGVICVIYVICAVILFFGVKEEKESCRKTSGPPLTFRQGLWVIASHGPYVKLVIGFLFTSLAFMLLEGNFALFITHALGHRKDFQNILLVIMLSGTLTIPWWQWFLTRFGKKMATYCGILWAVPFMILIVSVPSHLIISYLVSVAAGVSVAASFLLPWSMLPDVVDDFKVQNPDVHGHEALFYSFYVFFIKFASGLSLGISTLSLKFAGYVTGQCSQPEAVSFTLKILVSPVPIVLIVIGLLVIKTYPIDEERRQGNRKLLQDLLDSESETSQLGTSV; translated from the exons ATGGCTCGAGGAGAAGGTGCCGAGCAGTACTCCGCAACCTTACTGGTGGCGACAGCTAAACCCACGAAGACAGAAATCAAGGCGGTCaag TCCAGCGAACAGAGGAGCGTTACACAGGAGCAGAGGAGGCGAGGGCTGTCCGTGTGGAATAAACTGTGCTATGCCTTCGGAGGAGCTCCCTACCAGATAACGGGCAGCGCTCTAGGCTTCTTCCTCCAGATCTACCTGCTCGATGTGGCTCAG CTGGATCCTTTCTATGCCTCCATCATTCTGTTCGTGGGCCGGGCCTGGGACGCCGTCACCGACCCGACCGTGGGGTTCCTGGTGAGCCGGAGCAGATGGACCGGCATCGGCCGTATGATGCCCTG GATTCTTTGCTCAACTCCATTTGCGGTACTGACTTACTTCCTGATCTGGTACGTGCCTCCGTTTGAGGAAGGGAAGGTCATCTGGTACCTGGTGTTTTACTGCCTCTTCCAGTCAATGCAGACG TGCTTCCACGTGCCGTATTCGGCGCTCACCATGTTTATCAGCAGCGACCAGAAAGAGCGGGACTCCGCCACTGCCTACC GTATGATGGTGGAGGTGCTGGGCACTGTGCTGGGCACGGCCATCCAGGGACAGATAGTAGGCGGCGTCTCCAGTTGTCCCACCGAGTCCGGCGGCTCCAACAGCACCAACGCCACAATGAGCGCCATAGTTTCACTGGAAGATACA AAACGAGCGTACTTGCTTGCTTCAGGGGTCATCTGCGTCATCTACGTCATTTGTGCCGTAATACTGTTTTTTGGTGTGAAGGAGGAAAAAG AGAGCTGTCGGAAAACCTCGGGTCCGCCGCTCACCTTCCGCCAGGGCCTGTGGGTGATTGCGAGTCACGGACCGTATGTCAAACTGGTCATCGGCTTCCTCTTCACATCCCTGGCcttcatg CTGCTGGAGGGAAACTTTGCCCTGTTCATCACCCACGCTCTGGGCCACAGGAAGGACTTCCAGAATATCTTGTTGGTCATCATG CTATCAGGGACTTTAACCATCCCGTGGTGGCAGTGGTTCCTGACTCGGTTTGGGAAGAAGATGGCTACCTACTGCGGCATCTTG TGGGCAGTACCCTTCATGATCCTGATCGTCTCCGTCCCGAGCCACCTGATCATTTCCTACCTGGTCTCGGTGGCGGCAGGTGTGAGTGTGGCAGCGTCGTTCCTCCTGCCTTG GTCAATGCTTCCAGATGTTGTGGATGACTTCAAAGTTCAAAATCCAGACGTGCACGGCCATGAAGCGCTCTTCTATTCTTTTTACGTGTTCTTCATCAAGTTTGCATCTGGCTTGTCTCTGGGCATTTCTACTCTCAGCTTAAA ATTTGCTGGGTATGTGACCGGCCAGTGCTCCCAGCCTGAGGCGGTCAGCTTCACCCTGAAGATCCTGGTCTCTCCTGTCCCCATCGTCCTCATCGTCATCGGACTTTTGGTGATCAAGACATACCCCATTGACGAGGAGAGGAGGCAAGGCAACCGCAAGCTACTGCAGGATTTGTT GGACTCCGAATCGGAAACGTCACAACTGGGAACCAGTGTGTAG